A portion of the Acidobacteriota bacterium genome contains these proteins:
- a CDS encoding TorF family putative porin, with amino-acid sequence MMKKFFGGALIALMVCVALPAAANELTGNVALTSDYVFRGISQTNEDPAIQGGFDFSAGKFYAGVWGSNVDFGTAAHIELDGYLGVLFEYDSGFSWDLGAIGYFYPSESESDYVEVYFGAGYKFFSAKYWYTDDFAGAGGAGDYIEANLEFDLGHGFSLGAHGGQSSFDDDTGLVDYVDYGLSVAKEIESWELSLAYTDTDIDNEPLAEGRVVFTVSKSL; translated from the coding sequence ATGATGAAGAAATTCTTTGGAGGCGCACTCATTGCGCTGATGGTTTGTGTAGCCCTACCGGCCGCCGCTAACGAACTGACCGGCAACGTGGCGCTGACCTCGGACTACGTGTTCCGCGGTATTTCTCAGACCAATGAAGACCCGGCGATTCAGGGCGGTTTCGATTTTTCCGCCGGAAAGTTCTATGCCGGGGTGTGGGGCTCGAATGTCGACTTCGGCACCGCCGCCCACATCGAATTGGACGGCTACTTGGGTGTGCTCTTCGAATACGACAGCGGCTTTTCCTGGGACCTAGGAGCGATCGGCTATTTCTATCCAAGCGAGAGCGAGAGCGACTACGTTGAGGTGTACTTCGGTGCCGGCTACAAGTTCTTCTCGGCGAAATACTGGTATACCGACGACTTCGCCGGGGCCGGCGGCGCTGGCGACTACATCGAGGCCAATCTCGAGTTCGACCTGGGGCACGGCTTCTCCCTCGGGGCGCATGGGGGGCAGTCATCGTTCGACGACGACACGGGCCTTGTCGACTATGTGGACTACGGTCTGTCGGTGGCCAAAGAGATCGAGTCGTGGGAGCTGAGCCTGGCCTACACGGACACGGATATCGACAACGAGCCCCTGGCGGAAGGTCGAGTGGTCTTCACCGTCTCGAAGAGCCTGTAG
- a CDS encoding ammonium transporter, which translates to MDVVGGMELTINTVWLMTATTLIFFMQLGFAFLEGGSVRSKNTVNVVMKNFVDMCFGALFFWFVGYGLMFGTNPTGWFGTDHFILSSGVDWDFSLLLFQMMFAATAATIVSGAMAERIRFWPYLVISVLVTIGVYSVFGSWVWGSYYGETQGWLRKLGFIDFAGATVVHSIGGWCAMAGILVLGPRLGRFAQDGTARTIPGHNLPLVAAGGFILWVGWFGFNGGSALEAGANLGRILLNTHLSGSAGVVGAILLMGLLRRPVLMTTTVNGGLAGLVASTGGCATMSAPFAVLTGLVAGAILVLGLAVFDGLGLDDPVGAVSVHAFNGVWGTVAAGLFVSGDLFNLEQVTVQLIGVVAAFLWAFPISWVIFRGVDLLIPLRASTMHEQRGLDFTEHYEMGYPEFQQDILHGGKEDV; encoded by the coding sequence ATGGATGTCGTAGGCGGAATGGAACTGACGATCAACACCGTCTGGTTGATGACGGCGACCACGCTCATCTTCTTCATGCAGTTGGGCTTCGCTTTCCTCGAGGGCGGTTCCGTCCGATCGAAGAACACGGTGAACGTGGTCATGAAGAACTTCGTCGACATGTGTTTCGGCGCGCTTTTCTTCTGGTTTGTAGGCTACGGATTGATGTTCGGTACCAACCCTACCGGTTGGTTCGGTACCGATCACTTTATTCTGTCGTCCGGGGTCGACTGGGACTTTTCCTTGCTCTTATTCCAAATGATGTTCGCGGCGACGGCCGCCACCATCGTCTCCGGCGCGATGGCCGAGCGCATACGATTTTGGCCGTACCTGGTGATCTCCGTGCTGGTGACCATCGGCGTGTACTCGGTTTTTGGAAGCTGGGTTTGGGGCAGCTACTACGGTGAAACCCAGGGCTGGCTTCGAAAGCTCGGGTTCATCGACTTCGCCGGAGCCACGGTCGTTCACTCGATCGGCGGCTGGTGTGCGATGGCGGGAATCTTGGTGCTCGGGCCGCGCCTCGGCCGCTTCGCTCAAGACGGCACGGCGCGAACTATCCCTGGCCACAACCTTCCGCTCGTCGCCGCCGGAGGCTTCATTCTTTGGGTCGGTTGGTTCGGTTTCAACGGCGGCAGTGCCCTGGAAGCCGGTGCCAACCTCGGGCGCATTCTGCTCAACACCCATTTGTCCGGAAGCGCTGGGGTGGTCGGCGCCATTCTGCTGATGGGTCTGCTGCGACGGCCGGTGCTCATGACCACCACCGTCAATGGAGGCCTGGCGGGGTTGGTCGCCAGTACCGGCGGTTGCGCCACCATGAGCGCCCCCTTCGCCGTGCTCACCGGCCTGGTCGCCGGTGCCATCCTGGTGCTCGGTCTCGCCGTCTTCGACGGTTTGGGTCTCGATGACCCCGTGGGAGCCGTCTCTGTCCATGCCTTCAACGGCGTGTGGGGTACCGTGGCGGCTGGATTGTTCGTTTCCGGTGATCTGTTCAACCTGGAACAGGTAACGGTTCAGTTGATCGGTGTGGTGGCTGCTTTCCTTTGGGCGTTCCCAATTTCTTGGGTGATCTTCAGGGGAGTCGATCTGTTGATCCCACTTCGAGCATCGACGATGCACGAGCAGCGGGGACTTGATTTCACCGAGCACTATGAAATGGGATATCCGGAATTCCAGCAGGACATCTTGCACGGTGGTAAGGAGGATGTCTGA
- a CDS encoding response regulator, with the protein MRLFLVDDSISVRKAVERMLTGRGIEVVGASNGQEAIDGLVAAAPQVVVCDLVMPEVNGFEVCEFIRRSPALAEVPVVFISGIVDDETRRRADDVGANSILKKPFTNSELLSTIERFLPTGEREKAPEIVPLEEPSLAIDGILRSLDRLGGLRFGMLLGEGDEILREFGAEESEGLAGRALLDLLEATRMAVREVAGERVDSLILESPSGLVVARAVDATRCLLLVMGSQAVLGQARMQTRQVAARLAAHFAAEDLGTGGAGPAVEASEMNQPADVGHHRPAGVDLGD; encoded by the coding sequence ATGAGACTCTTTTTGGTCGACGACAGTATCAGCGTCCGCAAGGCCGTCGAACGCATGCTCACCGGCCGCGGTATTGAAGTGGTGGGTGCCTCGAATGGTCAAGAGGCGATCGACGGCCTCGTCGCGGCGGCGCCGCAAGTGGTGGTCTGTGACCTCGTGATGCCCGAGGTGAACGGCTTTGAGGTCTGCGAGTTCATTCGTCGCTCGCCCGCCTTGGCGGAGGTGCCGGTGGTGTTCATCTCCGGCATCGTCGACGACGAAACTCGCCGGAGGGCGGACGACGTCGGAGCGAATTCGATTCTCAAGAAGCCGTTCACCAACTCCGAGTTGCTTTCCACCATCGAGCGTTTTCTACCGACCGGAGAGCGAGAAAAGGCACCGGAGATCGTCCCGCTCGAAGAGCCCAGTCTGGCGATCGATGGAATCCTTCGATCGCTCGATCGGCTCGGAGGTCTGCGGTTCGGAATGCTGCTGGGCGAAGGCGACGAGATCCTGAGAGAGTTTGGCGCCGAGGAGTCCGAAGGGTTGGCCGGCCGTGCATTGCTGGATCTCTTGGAAGCCACTCGGATGGCGGTGCGGGAAGTGGCCGGTGAGAGAGTCGACAGCCTGATTCTCGAGAGCCCCTCGGGCCTGGTGGTCGCGCGGGCTGTCGATGCGACCCGCTGCCTACTGCTGGTGATGGGGAGCCAGGCAGTGCTCGGCCAAGCGCGAATGCAGACTCGGCAAGTAGCGGCCCGATTGGCTGCGCACTTCGCCGCCGAAGACCTGGGCACCGGTGGCGCGGGCCCGGCGGTCGAAGCTTCTGAAATGAACCAACCTGCGGACGTTGGACACCATCGACCGGCGGGCGTTGACTTGGGGGATTGA
- a CDS encoding DUF4388 domain-containing protein encodes MKRIVLIEADPARAFALLTTCREVATVTVAPDLLYAFTLLEWDPPDLVVVGVAVDQEDVRAFAKMVREDPALQGMPLAIIGSGSSPPPGIDFRLPAVASAKEMAEELRKILEGVHPSGLRSVQERPEPDPLATREDVLSGSLRVLSLVDLTQALAHARKTGRLRLVFRDGTMGDLMFDDGQVVHGVFSGRTGERAFARLLTESEQDRRTEFRFQPMRRREVFHQPRTINMTVQQLLLTIAVDWDEGHLPGQEAK; translated from the coding sequence TTGAAGCGAATTGTGCTCATCGAAGCCGATCCAGCGCGAGCCTTTGCCCTTCTCACTACCTGTCGAGAGGTCGCAACGGTCACCGTCGCTCCGGATCTTCTCTATGCATTCACTCTCCTCGAGTGGGATCCACCGGATCTGGTGGTGGTTGGCGTGGCCGTCGATCAAGAAGACGTTCGGGCCTTTGCGAAGATGGTGCGTGAGGATCCGGCCCTCCAGGGGATGCCTTTGGCGATCATCGGAAGCGGTAGCTCTCCTCCGCCGGGAATCGACTTCCGACTGCCCGCCGTGGCGAGCGCTAAGGAGATGGCCGAAGAGTTACGAAAGATTCTGGAAGGGGTCCATCCATCGGGATTGCGGTCGGTTCAGGAGCGGCCGGAGCCGGATCCCCTCGCGACGCGGGAAGACGTTCTCAGTGGCTCTCTCAGAGTACTCAGTCTGGTGGATCTCACCCAGGCCCTCGCGCATGCGCGCAAAACCGGGCGACTGCGTTTGGTGTTCCGAGACGGCACCATGGGCGATCTGATGTTCGATGACGGGCAGGTCGTTCACGGAGTCTTTTCGGGCCGGACCGGAGAGAGGGCTTTTGCTCGGCTGCTCACCGAGAGCGAGCAGGACCGTCGGACGGAGTTTCGCTTCCAGCCGATGCGTCGGCGGGAAGTCTTCCATCAGCCCCGAACGATCAATATGACGGTGCAGCAGCTTCTACTCACCATCGCGGTGGACTGGGATGAGGGCCATTTGCCGGGACAGGAGGCGAAGTAG
- a CDS encoding Hpt domain-containing protein, with product MSDSHLGDLLGSFLTESRKLLDELQILIGDLGTDQGRDAWSSIEVLTHRLKGSAALYGFEHLSRLAGEMEVAVERAPEQPEESERVLVAHLPRVRSIVQSLAENGTEQAGRSRPIDPSVPASPHRAESMALQLGRFGRNQADVLDFFLPEAEEHLEGIYQDLREAAAEESSTEVIDTLFRRWHTLKGAALTVGCAPIGELAHDAEDLLVQVRTGEVRLSVPARRALARCADAVVIMLKVVGGGGGATVAEAVNVARRALAALTTRDDLEAAAKGSSDAASAPTPIDASEPIQEQDPLSVPPSQVDEPVAALAPQRPAAEGVQETPWSLDLSDLEPEAESSSRPIEARATVRVDIGQIDEMLRSVGDLVVSRHRLDRQIESHRTLEKPFGELRDRLRSVSWKVAEAAERKGSEEPPIVRRALPRVAGQSLADIFSELELDRYHELDVLSRRLDEIVSDFGEVQAEVDRSRQLLERESTQILRSIRSLRTHLGQTRMVTAGSLFGRFRRRVESLAEELHKQVALEVRGEAVEMDSAIAEELVDPVMHLIQNALVHGFESTETRLRLGKQAVGKLGLHAYPEGSSVLIEVSDDGAGVDVESVRNRALALYPHRREEIEGAEDDQVLPWIFEAGLSTHAEVSEAAGRGVGLDVVRENLRRIGGLVEVHNEVGGGTRFILRVPLTLIVSEALRVRVGSQFFAISTSVVEQTVQFPSDHIHGSDEERTVFTGGRELPVRRASTLLDLPSEATARLEQGVILRSEGRSWCLIVDQLLEIEEVVARGIGNFLRGLDYLAGAVVAKEGKVELLLDPVGLWNLSSQGLATSVSPVEEAAVPSAPRILLVDDSLSVRKILGRRLSRMGFDLSVASDGIEAQETLREENFDALVTDLEMPNLNGYELVEWVRQRPASKHLPVIVVTTRTGRKHSELAARLGVTDYLPKPVDEAVLARELRRLTGRDPIARVAS from the coding sequence ATGAGCGATAGCCACCTTGGAGACCTGCTGGGGAGTTTCCTGACCGAGAGTCGGAAGCTTCTCGACGAGCTGCAAATCTTGATCGGTGATTTGGGCACCGACCAGGGGAGGGATGCATGGTCGTCTATCGAGGTGTTGACTCATCGCTTGAAGGGCTCGGCGGCTCTGTACGGCTTCGAGCATCTGTCGCGCTTGGCGGGAGAGATGGAGGTGGCCGTTGAACGCGCGCCGGAACAGCCGGAAGAGTCGGAACGAGTTTTGGTGGCACACCTGCCGAGAGTGCGATCGATCGTTCAGAGTCTGGCGGAAAACGGTACCGAGCAGGCAGGGCGGTCTCGGCCGATCGACCCATCGGTGCCCGCTTCTCCACACCGGGCCGAGTCGATGGCGCTGCAGCTCGGGCGCTTCGGTCGCAATCAGGCCGATGTCCTGGACTTCTTCTTGCCGGAGGCGGAAGAACATCTCGAAGGCATTTATCAGGACCTGCGTGAGGCGGCGGCGGAGGAATCTTCCACGGAGGTGATCGATACTCTCTTCCGACGCTGGCATACCTTGAAGGGTGCGGCTTTGACGGTGGGTTGTGCCCCGATCGGGGAGCTTGCCCATGACGCCGAAGATTTGCTGGTGCAGGTGCGAACCGGCGAGGTGCGCTTGTCGGTGCCCGCTCGGCGCGCCCTGGCACGCTGCGCCGACGCCGTGGTGATCATGCTCAAGGTGGTCGGCGGCGGGGGTGGAGCGACCGTCGCTGAAGCGGTGAATGTGGCGCGCCGCGCACTCGCTGCGCTGACGACGAGAGACGACTTGGAAGCCGCCGCGAAGGGCTCCTCAGATGCGGCCTCAGCGCCGACGCCCATCGACGCGTCTGAGCCGATTCAAGAGCAGGACCCTCTGTCGGTTCCCCCCTCGCAGGTAGACGAGCCGGTCGCCGCTCTCGCTCCGCAGCGACCGGCGGCAGAGGGTGTCCAGGAGACACCGTGGAGCCTCGACCTTTCGGACCTTGAACCGGAGGCCGAGTCCTCCAGCCGGCCCATCGAAGCTCGCGCGACGGTGCGAGTCGACATCGGGCAGATCGACGAGATGCTTCGCTCGGTCGGCGACTTGGTGGTCAGTCGACATCGCTTGGACCGCCAGATCGAGTCCCACCGCACCCTCGAGAAACCCTTCGGCGAACTGCGCGATCGGCTGCGGTCGGTCTCCTGGAAGGTGGCCGAAGCGGCCGAGCGGAAGGGCTCCGAGGAACCTCCGATCGTTCGGCGCGCCTTGCCGAGAGTGGCAGGTCAATCCCTCGCGGACATTTTCAGCGAACTGGAACTCGATCGCTATCACGAGCTGGACGTCTTGTCTCGTCGCCTCGATGAGATCGTTTCGGACTTTGGAGAAGTACAGGCCGAAGTCGATCGGTCGCGACAACTGCTCGAACGCGAGAGTACCCAGATCTTGCGCTCGATTCGGTCGCTGCGCACCCACCTCGGGCAGACGCGGATGGTGACCGCAGGCAGTCTATTCGGACGCTTCCGGCGGCGCGTTGAAAGCCTGGCCGAAGAGCTGCACAAGCAGGTCGCTCTCGAGGTGCGAGGCGAAGCGGTGGAGATGGATAGCGCCATCGCCGAGGAGTTGGTGGATCCGGTGATGCACTTGATCCAGAACGCACTGGTTCACGGCTTCGAGTCGACCGAGACTCGCCTTCGCCTCGGTAAGCAGGCGGTCGGCAAGCTCGGCCTCCATGCCTATCCGGAGGGGTCCTCGGTGTTGATCGAGGTCTCCGATGACGGAGCGGGAGTCGATGTTGAGTCGGTGCGAAACCGGGCGTTGGCGCTGTATCCGCATCGCCGGGAGGAGATCGAAGGGGCGGAGGATGATCAGGTGCTGCCGTGGATCTTCGAGGCCGGCCTGAGCACCCATGCGGAAGTTTCCGAGGCTGCCGGGCGCGGTGTGGGGCTCGACGTGGTGCGCGAGAATCTCCGCCGTATCGGTGGCCTGGTCGAAGTGCACAACGAGGTTGGCGGCGGCACCCGGTTCATTCTGCGAGTTCCTCTGACGCTGATTGTTTCCGAGGCACTTCGGGTGCGGGTGGGTTCTCAATTCTTTGCCATCTCGACTTCGGTAGTAGAGCAGACGGTGCAGTTCCCGTCGGATCACATCCACGGTTCCGATGAGGAGAGGACCGTCTTCACCGGCGGCCGAGAATTGCCGGTCCGCCGTGCCTCTACGCTGCTCGATCTACCGTCGGAGGCGACAGCCCGCCTCGAGCAGGGTGTCATCTTGCGTTCGGAGGGACGGTCGTGGTGTTTGATCGTCGATCAACTGCTCGAGATCGAGGAAGTCGTGGCGCGGGGCATCGGCAACTTCCTGCGCGGCCTCGACTATCTCGCCGGCGCCGTGGTGGCGAAGGAGGGGAAAGTCGAGTTGCTGCTCGACCCGGTAGGACTGTGGAATCTCTCTTCGCAGGGTCTTGCCACCTCCGTCAGCCCGGTGGAAGAGGCCGCCGTCCCGTCTGCTCCCCGCATACTTCTGGTGGACGATTCCCTCAGCGTGCGAAAGATCCTAGGCCGACGCCTCAGCCGGATGGGCTTCGATCTCTCCGTGGCCTCGGACGGCATTGAGGCACAGGAAACGCTGCGAGAAGAGAACTTTGATGCGCTGGTGACAGATCTCGAGATGCCGAATCTCAATGGCTATGAGTTGGTCGAATGGGTCCGCCAGCGGCCCGCCTCCAAGCATCTGCCGGTGATCGTCGTCACCACTCGGACCGGTCGAAAGCACAGTGAGCTCGCGGCTCGTCTCGGGGTGACGGACTACCTGCCGAAACCCGTGGACGAAGCCGTGCTGGCGCGAGAACTGCGGCGCTTGACCGGTCGGGATCCCATCGCGAGGGTCGCTTCGTGA
- a CDS encoding methyl-accepting chemotaxis protein has product MAESIAKSSTSRPGTLERLRKALAPQRALRDREEPRRERSSQGGGVRLKAKILFFFLGWILALALVASLATAFVLQRQYEGLTADRGRVIAESWVAQLRQPLADGDTEAVRHLVAGAAGESGLAYLVIADRTGAQLAGAFAEGVDPAAVQAVTARPGAPVEIAVGGSGASRRALEMARRVAGDSATVRVGFDLSESAEEAQRAALQVLGWLALFGLLGAIAAFFFADRVTRPLRAMAGAALRASRGDYSEPVPVTSRDEFGVVSGAFNRLLGERQELRREQEAQGEVDRVERESLQANIREFLLVSTEIAKGDLTQRGRVTEDVLGNVVDAINLVVEQIGEILIGVRRTAESVNGGAGQMIEATDRMVTDIRNQAEDTQRMNREVALVSTNVRAVAQNAEGSEQAARQTREAAEAGQQAVGQTLDSMQRIRSEVQGIAGRIKVLGDRSLEISEIVETISDISSQTNLLALNAAIEASGAGAEGARFAVVADEVRKLADDSAKATKRIAELIETVQAEIQETVRAMENGTREVETGFQVTQKAGERLEEIGSIAGVSAQLAIRISSATQEQVAGVEQVAQGVRSVAEITSRTTDSVQEGRVIAEQLERLAEELSTSLARFKLPS; this is encoded by the coding sequence ATGGCTGAGTCCATTGCCAAATCGTCCACTTCACGGCCCGGAACGCTGGAGCGTCTCCGCAAAGCGCTCGCGCCGCAACGAGCCCTGCGAGATCGTGAGGAGCCTCGGCGGGAGCGCTCCTCCCAGGGCGGAGGAGTTCGCCTCAAAGCGAAGATCTTGTTCTTCTTTCTCGGTTGGATCCTGGCCCTTGCGCTGGTGGCCAGTCTGGCGACCGCCTTTGTCCTCCAGCGGCAGTACGAAGGACTCACTGCGGACCGAGGCCGGGTGATCGCCGAATCCTGGGTGGCGCAACTCCGGCAACCTTTGGCCGATGGAGATACGGAAGCGGTTCGCCATTTGGTTGCCGGGGCTGCTGGGGAATCGGGGTTGGCGTACCTGGTGATTGCCGACCGTACCGGCGCTCAGCTGGCCGGTGCCTTCGCCGAAGGAGTCGATCCCGCGGCGGTGCAGGCGGTCACGGCCCGTCCTGGCGCGCCGGTGGAGATCGCCGTCGGTGGCTCAGGGGCGAGTCGCCGAGCGCTCGAGATGGCCCGCCGTGTAGCCGGCGACTCGGCCACGGTACGGGTAGGTTTCGATCTCAGCGAGTCGGCTGAGGAGGCTCAGCGTGCAGCCCTCCAGGTGTTGGGCTGGCTCGCCCTCTTCGGTCTCCTAGGGGCGATCGCCGCCTTCTTCTTTGCGGACCGCGTCACCCGTCCCCTACGGGCGATGGCGGGTGCGGCTTTGCGAGCGAGCCGCGGCGACTATTCGGAACCCGTTCCGGTGACTTCGCGCGATGAGTTCGGCGTCGTCTCCGGTGCCTTCAACCGGCTTCTCGGAGAGCGCCAGGAACTACGTCGGGAGCAGGAAGCGCAAGGCGAAGTGGATCGCGTCGAGCGAGAGAGTTTGCAGGCCAATATCCGTGAGTTCCTGCTCGTTTCGACAGAGATCGCCAAGGGCGACCTGACCCAGCGGGGACGCGTGACGGAGGACGTGCTGGGCAACGTGGTGGACGCGATCAACCTGGTGGTGGAGCAGATCGGCGAGATTCTGATCGGTGTCCGTCGGACCGCAGAGTCCGTCAACGGTGGGGCCGGCCAGATGATCGAGGCGACAGACCGCATGGTGACGGACATCCGGAACCAGGCCGAGGACACGCAGCGAATGAACCGCGAAGTTGCCTTGGTTTCGACCAATGTTCGAGCGGTCGCGCAGAACGCCGAAGGCTCCGAGCAGGCGGCGCGTCAAACCCGAGAAGCCGCCGAGGCGGGGCAGCAGGCGGTGGGGCAGACTCTGGACAGCATGCAGCGAATTCGTTCCGAGGTGCAGGGAATCGCCGGTCGAATCAAGGTTTTGGGCGACCGTTCCCTGGAGATTTCGGAAATCGTCGAGACCATTTCGGACATTTCGTCTCAGACCAACCTGCTGGCTCTGAACGCCGCCATCGAGGCCTCCGGTGCGGGCGCCGAAGGGGCGCGCTTTGCGGTGGTGGCGGACGAGGTGCGCAAACTGGCTGACGATTCGGCCAAGGCGACCAAGCGAATCGCTGAATTGATCGAAACGGTACAGGCGGAAATCCAGGAGACCGTGCGGGCGATGGAGAACGGAACCCGGGAGGTCGAAACCGGATTTCAGGTGACCCAGAAGGCGGGCGAGCGGTTGGAAGAGATCGGCTCCATTGCCGGCGTCTCGGCACAGCTCGCCATCCGCATCTCCTCGGCGACGCAGGAGCAGGTGGCGGGTGTCGAGCAGGTGGCCCAGGGCGTCCGCTCCGTCGCCGAGATCACCAGCCGAACCACCGATTCAGTGCAGGAAGGTCGTGTCATTGCCGAGCAGCTCGAGCGGTTGGCTGAGGAGCTGAGCACCAGCTTGGCGCGCTTCAAGCTGCCCTCCTGA
- a CDS encoding chemotaxis protein CheW, whose amino-acid sequence MNATQAVEERVCFVQVGGRVVGLLGRECQGVVPYDLLTPVPHSPEWVAGLANFRGRVLPLLLLHEHLGEGPVESRGLAIIVTSGSLEAALDIEKVLGFELLDHAALAPPSTLEEGRQEFARARLESLAAGAETSRDRSAILLHVGRMLGALGVHRAEMSGGIATHG is encoded by the coding sequence ATGAACGCTACCCAGGCGGTCGAAGAGAGGGTCTGCTTCGTGCAGGTTGGAGGGCGGGTGGTCGGCTTGCTCGGCCGCGAGTGCCAGGGAGTCGTTCCGTACGATCTCCTGACGCCCGTGCCCCATAGTCCTGAGTGGGTCGCTGGTTTGGCGAATTTTCGCGGCCGCGTTCTCCCGCTCTTGCTTCTTCACGAACATCTCGGCGAGGGTCCGGTGGAGTCACGAGGCCTGGCGATCATCGTGACCAGTGGCTCGTTGGAGGCGGCTCTCGACATCGAAAAGGTCTTGGGATTCGAACTTCTCGATCACGCTGCTCTAGCTCCGCCGAGCACTCTGGAGGAGGGTCGTCAGGAGTTCGCCCGGGCGCGTCTGGAGTCTTTAGCCGCCGGGGCCGAGACGTCGCGGGATCGCAGCGCCATACTGCTTCATGTGGGTCGGATGCTCGGCGCCTTGGGCGTCCATCGTGCGGAGATGTCAGGAGGGATTGCTACCCATGGCTGA
- a CDS encoding response regulator, with protein sequence MAKVVVVDDAPEVVTLVRTMLQDAGHEIVDLPNEPDLEVRIAEERPAVLLLDVVMPERNGYQILRSLRRQDATRRLPVVLISSKKEESDIEWGKMQGAADYLTKPFTAEQLSEAVARQCEP encoded by the coding sequence ATGGCTAAAGTGGTCGTAGTGGACGATGCGCCGGAAGTTGTCACGCTCGTCCGGACCATGTTGCAGGATGCTGGACACGAAATTGTAGACCTTCCCAACGAACCCGACCTCGAAGTCAGAATTGCTGAGGAACGGCCTGCCGTGCTGCTCCTCGACGTGGTGATGCCGGAGCGCAACGGGTACCAGATCCTCCGTTCATTGCGTCGGCAGGACGCCACGCGCCGGTTGCCGGTGGTTCTGATCAGCTCGAAGAAGGAAGAGAGCGATATCGAGTGGGGAAAGATGCAGGGAGCCGCGGACTACCTGACCAAGCCTTTTACGGCGGAGCAGCTTTCCGAGGCTGTTGCTCGTCAGTGTGAACCATGA
- a CDS encoding succinate dehydrogenase/fumarate reductase iron-sulfur subunit yields MKLTLRIWRQSGPRDKGRLVEYEVDDISSHSSFLEMLDVLNERLIERGEAPVAFDHDCREGICGSCGMMINGMAHGPQALTATCQLHMREFQDGDVLQIEPWRSAAFPVVKDLVVNRSAFDRVIEAGGYISVSTGAAPEANLFPVAKENADAAFDAAACIGCGACVAQCPNGAAQLFTSAKAGHLGSLPQGQTERPSRAVRMVEAMEDEGFGYCSNYRECEAVCPKGISVDWIARLNRDFLKAKATGVRGDR; encoded by the coding sequence ATGAAGTTGACCCTCAGAATCTGGCGTCAATCGGGCCCGCGGGACAAAGGTCGCCTGGTGGAGTACGAGGTCGACGACATCAGCTCCCACTCGTCCTTCCTGGAAATGCTCGACGTGCTGAACGAGCGCTTGATCGAGCGGGGCGAGGCGCCAGTGGCTTTCGACCACGATTGCCGCGAGGGCATCTGCGGCTCCTGCGGCATGATGATCAACGGCATGGCCCACGGCCCGCAGGCGCTGACTGCCACCTGCCAGCTCCACATGCGCGAATTCCAGGACGGCGACGTCTTGCAGATCGAGCCCTGGCGCTCGGCCGCCTTCCCGGTGGTCAAGGATCTGGTGGTCAACCGGTCGGCCTTCGATCGGGTGATCGAAGCCGGCGGTTACATCTCTGTTTCCACCGGTGCTGCGCCGGAGGCGAACCTTTTCCCGGTGGCCAAGGAGAATGCCGATGCGGCCTTTGATGCCGCTGCCTGCATCGGCTGTGGCGCCTGCGTGGCACAGTGTCCGAACGGCGCCGCGCAGCTCTTCACCTCCGCCAAGGCGGGGCACCTCGGCAGCCTGCCGCAGGGCCAAACGGAGCGCCCGTCGCGGGCGGTTCGGATGGTCGAGGCGATGGAGGACGAGGGTTTCGGCTACTGCTCGAACTACCGCGAGTGCGAGGCAGTGTGCCCGAAGGGCATCAGCGTGGACTGGATCGCCCGCTTGAACCGCGACTTCTTGAAGGCCAAGGCCACCGGGGTCCGGGGAGACCGCTAG